One Carassius carassius chromosome 20, fCarCar2.1, whole genome shotgun sequence DNA segment encodes these proteins:
- the LOC132096607 gene encoding MAP kinase-interacting serine/threonine-protein kinase 2-like, producing the protein MVQNKITEVTGFHRSFKGQNPFKTDELIDLELHVDSSFKLDRSSRPDMPSSQPINIPDAKKRNKKKKRCRATDSFSGRFEDVYKLQNEILGEGAYAVVQTCINLITNKEYAVKIIEKRPGHSRSRVFREVEMLYQCQGHRNILELVEYFEEEDNFYLVFEKLRGGSILTHIHRRQHFNEQEASIVVQDIASALDFLHNKGMAHRDLKPENILCEHSDRISPVKICDFDLGSGIKLNSDRSPISTPELLTPCGSAEYMAPEVVEAFNEEASIYDKRCDLWSLGVILYIMLSGYPPFVGHCGTDCGWDWGEPCQACQSMLFESIQEGKYEFPEKDWAHISPAAKDLITKLLVQDAKDRLSAAQVLQHPWVKGCAPNTVSAFILHQRGGSAQDLTFFAGQAVAMNRQLAEREESEEQQQLEKELTSPLLLSFSSGSLLLSPSSRSKLALRRKTAGSQHRGPVCAAELRQLLAPLVIVGDCA; encoded by the exons ATGGTGCAAAACAAAATTACAGAGGTCACAGGATTCCATCGCTCCTTCAAG GGGCAAAACCCTTTCAAAACTGATGAATTAATAGATTTGGAACTCCATGTTGACTCATCTTTCAAGTTAGACCGCTCATCAAGGCCTG acatgccATCCAGCCAGCCCATCAATATCCCTGATGCCAAgaagagaaataaaaagaaaaaacgatGCAGAGCCACTGACAGTTTCTCCGGACGTTTTGAAG ATGTTTACAAACTACAAAATGAGATTCTTGGAGAAGGGGCTTATGCTGTTGTTCAGACCTGCATCAATCTGATCACCAATAAAGAATATGCAGTAAAG ATAATTGAGAAGAGGCCAGGCCACAGTAGGAGCCGTGTTTTCAGGGAGGTGGAAATGCTCTACCAGTGCCAGGGCCACAG AAACATTTTGGAACTGGTTGAATACTTTGAGGAAGAGGACAATTTTTATTTAGTCTTTGAGAAACTGAGAGGCG GTTCTATCTTGACTCACATACACCGAAGACAACACTTCAATGAGCAGGAAGCCAGCATAGTGGTGCAGGACATCGCCAGTGCTCTGGACTTCCTACACAACAAAG GGATGGCACATCGAGACCTAAAGCCCGAGAACATCCTCTGTGAACATAGTGACAGG atCTCTCCTGTGAAGATCTGCGATTTTGATTTGGGAAGTGGGATCAAACTGAATAGTGACCGATCTCCCATCTCCACCCCTGAGCTCTTGACTCCG TGTGGCTCAGCTGAATACATGGCTCCTGAGGTGGTGGAGGCCTTTAATGAGGAAGCTAGCATCTATGACAAGCGCTGTGACCTGTGGAGCCTTGGTGTCATCCTCTACATCATGCTGAGTGGATACCCACCCTTTGTGGGTCACTGTGGAACAGACTGTGGTTGGGATTGGGGAGAGCCCTGCCAAGCCTGCCAG AGCATGCTGTTTGAGAGTATTCAGGAAGGCAAGTACGAGTTTCCAGAGAAGGACTGGGCACACATCTCTCCTGCAGCCAAAGACCTCATCACCAAGCTGTTGGTGCAGGATGCCAAAGACCGCCTCAGTGCTGCCCAGGTTCTGCAGCATCCTTGGGTCAAGGGG TGTGCACCCAACACTGTGTCTGCATTCATATTACATCAGAG GGGTGGTAGTGCTCAGGACCTGACGTTCTTTGCGGGGCAGGCCGTAGCCATGAACCGACAGCTGGCTGAGAGGGAAGAGAGTGAGGAGCAGCAGCAGTTAGAGAAGGAGCTTACCTCCCCGCTTCTCCTCTCCTTCAGCTCTGGCTCCTTGCTGCTGTCTCCTTCCTCCAGGTCCAAGCTGGCCCTCCGCAGGAAGACCGCAGGCAGCCAGCACCGAGGGCCAGTGTGCGCTGCTGAACTACGCCAGCTCCTTGCCCCGCTTGTGATCGTAGGTGACTGTGCCTGA
- the LOC132096605 gene encoding protein ENL-like isoform X1: MENMCTVQVKLELGHRAQLRKKVTTEGFTHDWMVFVRGPEACDIQHFVERVVFHLHDSFPKPKRVCKEPPYKVEESGYAGFLMPIEVYFKNKEEPKKVCFNYDLFLNLEGNPPVNHLRCEKLTFNNPTHEFRRKLVKAGGVVVISEGAEMMPRPSPDYPILPTIPLSAFSDPKKIKSSHPIKESSKDGGSGSSKAPKAHKATKEHRERTRKDSESKSTSREGDRESGKSSRDQSSSSFSKKVPDGRGKDEGKTVPKAAFKEPKLTVRESKMDGMSPKGGGTVMGAGGQLDARAPSKRPSSTTESPKLSTKKQKRIGSEGMKGPVSGSYSSNSPRITSTTPSTHPEKKTPKDKSHWAKMKPEVQEVKRQPESDESNSEDEASSKSEQSAPSSPSSSSSSSSSDSDFEPSQKQGQGPLSYMVEEMRSEGSDDDSSSEVEMPMKATPPNQDSRLSMDSESDGNEESRPPSQEAPSPLPKLSSASLKMIGKKSPDSCTREKVLKRGYDKVGRAYTEELVDLHRRLMALRERNILQQIVNLIEKTGHFNITNTTFDFDLFSLDESTVRKLQSYLEATST; the protein is encoded by the exons ATGGAGAACATG TGCACTGTGCAGGTGAAACTGGAGCTGGGACACAGAGCCCAGTTAAGAAAGAAAGTCACTACCGAGGGCTTCACGCATGACTGGATGGTGTTTGTTCGAGGCCCTGAGGCGTGTGACATTCAGCACTTTGTGGAGAGAGTTGTCTTCCACTTACACGACAGCTTCCCAAAACCCAAGAGAG TTTGTAAAGAACCCCCATATAAAGTTGAAGAGTCAGGCTATGCTGGTTTTCTCATGCCTATAGAGGTCTATTTCAAAAACAAG GAGGAGCCTAAAAAGGTGTGCTTTAATTATGACCTTTTCTTGAACCTGGAGGGCAACCCACCTGTCAACCACCTGCGCTGTGAGAAGCTCACGTTTAACAACCCCACACACGAGTTTCGACGCAAGCTGGTCAAGGCCGGTGGG GTTGTAGTTATTTCTGAGGGAGCGGAGATGATGCCAAGGCCTAGTCCAGATTATCCAATACTGCCTACTATTCCACTCTCTGCCTTCTCAGACCCCAAGAAGATCAAGTCCTCTCATCCAATAAAG GAGTCAAGTAAAGATGGAGGAAGTGGTAGCAGCAAAGCCCCAAAAGCCCACAAGGCAACCAAAGAGCACCGAGAGCGCACACGAAAGGATTCAGAGAGCAAGTCCACATCCAGAGAAGGTGACCGTGAGAGTGGCAAGTCCTCACGAGACCAATCATCATCTTCCTTTTCAAAGAAAGTCCCAGATGGCAGAGGAAAAGATGAGGGGAAAACTGTGCCCAAAGCAGCCTTCAAAGAGCCCAAACTCACAGTCAGAGAGTCCAAGATGGATGGCATGTCTCCAAAAGGAGGAGGAACGGTGATGGGCGCAGGGGGACAGCTGGACGCTCGTGCCCCGAGCAAGAGGCCCTCGTCCACCACCGAGTCTCCAAAGCTGAGTACCAAGAAACAGAAGAGGATAGGCTCTGAGGGCATGAAGGGGCCTGTGAGTGGAAGCTACAGCAGCAACTCTCCCCGCATTACCTCAACAACACCCTCCACACACCCCGAGAAGAAAACCCCTAAAGATAAAAGCCACTGGGCAAAGATGAAACCAGAGGTGCAGGAAGTGAAAAGGCAACCAGAATCCGACGAATCCAACTCTGAGGATGAAGCCTCTTCCAAATCAGAG CAGTCGGCTCCATCCAGTCCATCTAgttccagctccagctccagctctgATTCTGACTTTGAGCCGTCGCAGAAGCAAGGACAAG GGCCACTCAGTTATATGGTAGAGGAAATGCGCTCTGAAGGCTCTGATGATGACAGCAGCTCTGAGGTTGAGATGCCCATGAAGGCGACTCCACCTAACCAGGACTCTCG tttaAGCATGGACAGTGAGAGTGATGGTAATGAGGAGTCCCGTCCTCCCAGCCAGGAAGCCCCCTCACCTCTACCCAAACTCAGCTCAGCAAGCCTCAAG ATGATAGGAAAAAAGAGCCCAGATTCTTGCACCCGCGAGAAAGTCCTCAAGAGGGGATACGACAAGGTAGGAAGG GCTTATACAGAGGAGCTTGTGGACCTCCATCGCAGGCTGATGGCTTTGAGAGAGAGGAACATTTTGCAGCAg ATTGTGAACCTCATAGAAAAGACTGGCCATTTCAACATCACCAATACAACCTTTGACTTTGACCTGTTCTCCTTGGATGAGTCAACTGTACGTAAAC
- the LOC132096605 gene encoding protein ENL-like isoform X4, whose product MENMCTVQVKLELGHRAQLRKKVTTEGFTHDWMVFVRGPEACDIQHFVERVVFHLHDSFPKPKRVCKEPPYKVEESGYAGFLMPIEVYFKNKEEPKKVCFNYDLFLNLEGNPPVNHLRCEKLTFNNPTHEFRRKLVKAGGVVVISEGAEMMPRPSPDYPILPTIPLSAFSDPKKIKSSHPIKESSKDGGSGSSKAPKAHKATKEHRERTRKDSESKSTSREGDRESGKSSRDQSSSSFSKKVPDGRGKDEGKTVPKAAFKEPKLTVRESKMDGMSPKGGGTVMGAGGQLDARAPSKRPSSTTESPKLSTKKQKRIGSEGMKGPVSGSYSSNSPRITSTTPSTHPEKKTPKDKSHWAKMKPEVQEVKRQPESDESNSEDEASSKSESAPSSPSSSSSSSSSDSDFEPSQKQGQGPLSYMVEEMRSEGSDDDSSSEVEMPMKATPPNQDSRLSMDSESDGNEESRPPSQEAPSPLPKLSSASLKMIGKKSPDSCTREKVLKRGYDKAYTEELVDLHRRLMALRERNILQQIVNLIEKTGHFNITNTTFDFDLFSLDESTVRKLQSYLEATST is encoded by the exons ATGGAGAACATG TGCACTGTGCAGGTGAAACTGGAGCTGGGACACAGAGCCCAGTTAAGAAAGAAAGTCACTACCGAGGGCTTCACGCATGACTGGATGGTGTTTGTTCGAGGCCCTGAGGCGTGTGACATTCAGCACTTTGTGGAGAGAGTTGTCTTCCACTTACACGACAGCTTCCCAAAACCCAAGAGAG TTTGTAAAGAACCCCCATATAAAGTTGAAGAGTCAGGCTATGCTGGTTTTCTCATGCCTATAGAGGTCTATTTCAAAAACAAG GAGGAGCCTAAAAAGGTGTGCTTTAATTATGACCTTTTCTTGAACCTGGAGGGCAACCCACCTGTCAACCACCTGCGCTGTGAGAAGCTCACGTTTAACAACCCCACACACGAGTTTCGACGCAAGCTGGTCAAGGCCGGTGGG GTTGTAGTTATTTCTGAGGGAGCGGAGATGATGCCAAGGCCTAGTCCAGATTATCCAATACTGCCTACTATTCCACTCTCTGCCTTCTCAGACCCCAAGAAGATCAAGTCCTCTCATCCAATAAAG GAGTCAAGTAAAGATGGAGGAAGTGGTAGCAGCAAAGCCCCAAAAGCCCACAAGGCAACCAAAGAGCACCGAGAGCGCACACGAAAGGATTCAGAGAGCAAGTCCACATCCAGAGAAGGTGACCGTGAGAGTGGCAAGTCCTCACGAGACCAATCATCATCTTCCTTTTCAAAGAAAGTCCCAGATGGCAGAGGAAAAGATGAGGGGAAAACTGTGCCCAAAGCAGCCTTCAAAGAGCCCAAACTCACAGTCAGAGAGTCCAAGATGGATGGCATGTCTCCAAAAGGAGGAGGAACGGTGATGGGCGCAGGGGGACAGCTGGACGCTCGTGCCCCGAGCAAGAGGCCCTCGTCCACCACCGAGTCTCCAAAGCTGAGTACCAAGAAACAGAAGAGGATAGGCTCTGAGGGCATGAAGGGGCCTGTGAGTGGAAGCTACAGCAGCAACTCTCCCCGCATTACCTCAACAACACCCTCCACACACCCCGAGAAGAAAACCCCTAAAGATAAAAGCCACTGGGCAAAGATGAAACCAGAGGTGCAGGAAGTGAAAAGGCAACCAGAATCCGACGAATCCAACTCTGAGGATGAAGCCTCTTCCAAATCAGAG TCGGCTCCATCCAGTCCATCTAgttccagctccagctccagctctgATTCTGACTTTGAGCCGTCGCAGAAGCAAGGACAAG GGCCACTCAGTTATATGGTAGAGGAAATGCGCTCTGAAGGCTCTGATGATGACAGCAGCTCTGAGGTTGAGATGCCCATGAAGGCGACTCCACCTAACCAGGACTCTCG tttaAGCATGGACAGTGAGAGTGATGGTAATGAGGAGTCCCGTCCTCCCAGCCAGGAAGCCCCCTCACCTCTACCCAAACTCAGCTCAGCAAGCCTCAAG ATGATAGGAAAAAAGAGCCCAGATTCTTGCACCCGCGAGAAAGTCCTCAAGAGGGGATACGACAAG GCTTATACAGAGGAGCTTGTGGACCTCCATCGCAGGCTGATGGCTTTGAGAGAGAGGAACATTTTGCAGCAg ATTGTGAACCTCATAGAAAAGACTGGCCATTTCAACATCACCAATACAACCTTTGACTTTGACCTGTTCTCCTTGGATGAGTCAACTGTACGTAAAC
- the LOC132096605 gene encoding protein ENL-like isoform X2: protein MENMCTVQVKLELGHRAQLRKKVTTEGFTHDWMVFVRGPEACDIQHFVERVVFHLHDSFPKPKRVCKEPPYKVEESGYAGFLMPIEVYFKNKEEPKKVCFNYDLFLNLEGNPPVNHLRCEKLTFNNPTHEFRRKLVKAGGVVVISEGAEMMPRPSPDYPILPTIPLSAFSDPKKIKSSHPIKESSKDGGSGSSKAPKAHKATKEHRERTRKDSESKSTSREGDRESGKSSRDQSSSSFSKKVPDGRGKDEGKTVPKAAFKEPKLTVRESKMDGMSPKGGGTVMGAGGQLDARAPSKRPSSTTESPKLSTKKQKRIGSEGMKGPVSGSYSSNSPRITSTTPSTHPEKKTPKDKSHWAKMKPEVQEVKRQPESDESNSEDEASSKSESAPSSPSSSSSSSSSDSDFEPSQKQGQGPLSYMVEEMRSEGSDDDSSSEVEMPMKATPPNQDSRLSMDSESDGNEESRPPSQEAPSPLPKLSSASLKMIGKKSPDSCTREKVLKRGYDKVGRAYTEELVDLHRRLMALRERNILQQIVNLIEKTGHFNITNTTFDFDLFSLDESTVRKLQSYLEATST, encoded by the exons ATGGAGAACATG TGCACTGTGCAGGTGAAACTGGAGCTGGGACACAGAGCCCAGTTAAGAAAGAAAGTCACTACCGAGGGCTTCACGCATGACTGGATGGTGTTTGTTCGAGGCCCTGAGGCGTGTGACATTCAGCACTTTGTGGAGAGAGTTGTCTTCCACTTACACGACAGCTTCCCAAAACCCAAGAGAG TTTGTAAAGAACCCCCATATAAAGTTGAAGAGTCAGGCTATGCTGGTTTTCTCATGCCTATAGAGGTCTATTTCAAAAACAAG GAGGAGCCTAAAAAGGTGTGCTTTAATTATGACCTTTTCTTGAACCTGGAGGGCAACCCACCTGTCAACCACCTGCGCTGTGAGAAGCTCACGTTTAACAACCCCACACACGAGTTTCGACGCAAGCTGGTCAAGGCCGGTGGG GTTGTAGTTATTTCTGAGGGAGCGGAGATGATGCCAAGGCCTAGTCCAGATTATCCAATACTGCCTACTATTCCACTCTCTGCCTTCTCAGACCCCAAGAAGATCAAGTCCTCTCATCCAATAAAG GAGTCAAGTAAAGATGGAGGAAGTGGTAGCAGCAAAGCCCCAAAAGCCCACAAGGCAACCAAAGAGCACCGAGAGCGCACACGAAAGGATTCAGAGAGCAAGTCCACATCCAGAGAAGGTGACCGTGAGAGTGGCAAGTCCTCACGAGACCAATCATCATCTTCCTTTTCAAAGAAAGTCCCAGATGGCAGAGGAAAAGATGAGGGGAAAACTGTGCCCAAAGCAGCCTTCAAAGAGCCCAAACTCACAGTCAGAGAGTCCAAGATGGATGGCATGTCTCCAAAAGGAGGAGGAACGGTGATGGGCGCAGGGGGACAGCTGGACGCTCGTGCCCCGAGCAAGAGGCCCTCGTCCACCACCGAGTCTCCAAAGCTGAGTACCAAGAAACAGAAGAGGATAGGCTCTGAGGGCATGAAGGGGCCTGTGAGTGGAAGCTACAGCAGCAACTCTCCCCGCATTACCTCAACAACACCCTCCACACACCCCGAGAAGAAAACCCCTAAAGATAAAAGCCACTGGGCAAAGATGAAACCAGAGGTGCAGGAAGTGAAAAGGCAACCAGAATCCGACGAATCCAACTCTGAGGATGAAGCCTCTTCCAAATCAGAG TCGGCTCCATCCAGTCCATCTAgttccagctccagctccagctctgATTCTGACTTTGAGCCGTCGCAGAAGCAAGGACAAG GGCCACTCAGTTATATGGTAGAGGAAATGCGCTCTGAAGGCTCTGATGATGACAGCAGCTCTGAGGTTGAGATGCCCATGAAGGCGACTCCACCTAACCAGGACTCTCG tttaAGCATGGACAGTGAGAGTGATGGTAATGAGGAGTCCCGTCCTCCCAGCCAGGAAGCCCCCTCACCTCTACCCAAACTCAGCTCAGCAAGCCTCAAG ATGATAGGAAAAAAGAGCCCAGATTCTTGCACCCGCGAGAAAGTCCTCAAGAGGGGATACGACAAGGTAGGAAGG GCTTATACAGAGGAGCTTGTGGACCTCCATCGCAGGCTGATGGCTTTGAGAGAGAGGAACATTTTGCAGCAg ATTGTGAACCTCATAGAAAAGACTGGCCATTTCAACATCACCAATACAACCTTTGACTTTGACCTGTTCTCCTTGGATGAGTCAACTGTACGTAAAC
- the LOC132096606 gene encoding zinc finger protein 414-like isoform X1 — MEGCQMSCSFFGCKRTYNSPEALNSHLQDHQKNTAHSLPGKTFLCSHIGCDGSFNNMQQLMEHMRHHYKPNNFFLCESCRAKLRSYRTLLKHLQTCAKVAKNKAAKIETGMAPDGDPTNVLPASTDMESSGPLLAPNAPEEMESMPSMPSLPTNPTLASMPVTQRPAENNAFANPIPAGPVTVPLATLNPASIQNLPCQPESPYSSFPPTLSPVNQVFQPDPGLQQQQRSPRSGPPSLTASPPLPSPPGSNAVWRKNQGQSFNCRILWEHTRGRYSCLQCGHCTPDRGEMTAHIEGQHKNPGGKVNTDHDTEIATASLLAKTSLNSENSTYTQL, encoded by the exons ATGGAGG GTTGTCAAATGTCCTGCTCGTTTTTTGGGTGCAAGAGGACCTACAATAGTCCGGAAGCACTGAATAGTCATCTTCAGGACCATCAAAAGAACACTGCCCATTCTCTTCCAG GGAAAACCTTCCTATGCTCTCATATAGGATGTGATGGTTCATTTAACAACATGCAGCAGCTAATGGAACATATGAGGCACCATTACAAGCCAAATAACTTTTTCCT GTGCGAGAGCTGCAGGGCCAAACTGCGTTCTTACCGCACTCTTCTCAAACACCTGCAGACCTGTGCTAAAGTTGCTAAGAACAAGGCTGCAAAAATAGAGACTGGAATGGCACCTGACGGAGATCCCACCAATGTTCTGCCCGCTTCCACTGACATGGAATCATCTGGACCCCTCTTAGCCCCAAATGCACCTGAGGAGATGGAGTCTATGCCATCTATGCCCTCTTTGCCCACAAATCCAACACTGGCAAGCATGCCAGTAACCCAGCGGCCTGCAGAAAACAACGCATTTGCTAACCCCATACCTGCAGGGCCTGTAACTGTGCCGCTTGCCACTCTAAATCCTGCCTCAATCCAAAATCTTCCTTGCCAACCAGAATCTCCCTACAGCTCCTTTCCACCTACTCTGTCTCCTGTTAACCAAGTCTTCCAGCCAGATCCGggcctacagcagcagcagaggTCTCCAAGGTCTGGTCCTCCTAGTCTAACAGCTTCACCGCCGCTGCCGTCACCACCAGGATCAAACGCAGTCTGGAGGAAGAACCAAG GTCAGTCCTTCAACTGCCGAATCCTGTGGGAGCACACAAGAGGTCGGTACAGTTGCCTACAGTGTGGCCACTGCACCCCAGACCGGGGGGAGATGACCGCTCATATTGAGGGCCAACACAAGAACCCAGGGGGCAAAGTGAACACTGATCATG ATACAGAGATTGCCACCGCATCTTTACTGGCTAAGACTTCACTAAACTCTGAGAACTCAACTTATACACAGCTCTAA
- the LOC132096605 gene encoding protein ENL-like isoform X3, protein MENMCTVQVKLELGHRAQLRKKVTTEGFTHDWMVFVRGPEACDIQHFVERVVFHLHDSFPKPKRVCKEPPYKVEESGYAGFLMPIEVYFKNKEEPKKVCFNYDLFLNLEGNPPVNHLRCEKLTFNNPTHEFRRKLVKAGGVVVISEGAEMMPRPSPDYPILPTIPLSAFSDPKKIKSSHPIKESSKDGGSGSSKAPKAHKATKEHRERTRKDSESKSTSREGDRESGKSSRDQSSSSFSKKVPDGRGKDEGKTVPKAAFKEPKLTVRESKMDGMSPKGGGTVMGAGGQLDARAPSKRPSSTTESPKLSTKKQKRIGSEGMKGPVSGSYSSNSPRITSTTPSTHPEKKTPKDKSHWAKMKPEVQEVKRQPESDESNSEDEASSKSEQSAPSSPSSSSSSSSSDSDFEPSQKQGQGPLSYMVEEMRSEGSDDDSSSEVEMPMKATPPNQDSRLSMDSESDGNEESRPPSQEAPSPLPKLSSASLKMIGKKSPDSCTREKVLKRGYDKAYTEELVDLHRRLMALRERNILQQIVNLIEKTGHFNITNTTFDFDLFSLDESTVRKLQSYLEATST, encoded by the exons ATGGAGAACATG TGCACTGTGCAGGTGAAACTGGAGCTGGGACACAGAGCCCAGTTAAGAAAGAAAGTCACTACCGAGGGCTTCACGCATGACTGGATGGTGTTTGTTCGAGGCCCTGAGGCGTGTGACATTCAGCACTTTGTGGAGAGAGTTGTCTTCCACTTACACGACAGCTTCCCAAAACCCAAGAGAG TTTGTAAAGAACCCCCATATAAAGTTGAAGAGTCAGGCTATGCTGGTTTTCTCATGCCTATAGAGGTCTATTTCAAAAACAAG GAGGAGCCTAAAAAGGTGTGCTTTAATTATGACCTTTTCTTGAACCTGGAGGGCAACCCACCTGTCAACCACCTGCGCTGTGAGAAGCTCACGTTTAACAACCCCACACACGAGTTTCGACGCAAGCTGGTCAAGGCCGGTGGG GTTGTAGTTATTTCTGAGGGAGCGGAGATGATGCCAAGGCCTAGTCCAGATTATCCAATACTGCCTACTATTCCACTCTCTGCCTTCTCAGACCCCAAGAAGATCAAGTCCTCTCATCCAATAAAG GAGTCAAGTAAAGATGGAGGAAGTGGTAGCAGCAAAGCCCCAAAAGCCCACAAGGCAACCAAAGAGCACCGAGAGCGCACACGAAAGGATTCAGAGAGCAAGTCCACATCCAGAGAAGGTGACCGTGAGAGTGGCAAGTCCTCACGAGACCAATCATCATCTTCCTTTTCAAAGAAAGTCCCAGATGGCAGAGGAAAAGATGAGGGGAAAACTGTGCCCAAAGCAGCCTTCAAAGAGCCCAAACTCACAGTCAGAGAGTCCAAGATGGATGGCATGTCTCCAAAAGGAGGAGGAACGGTGATGGGCGCAGGGGGACAGCTGGACGCTCGTGCCCCGAGCAAGAGGCCCTCGTCCACCACCGAGTCTCCAAAGCTGAGTACCAAGAAACAGAAGAGGATAGGCTCTGAGGGCATGAAGGGGCCTGTGAGTGGAAGCTACAGCAGCAACTCTCCCCGCATTACCTCAACAACACCCTCCACACACCCCGAGAAGAAAACCCCTAAAGATAAAAGCCACTGGGCAAAGATGAAACCAGAGGTGCAGGAAGTGAAAAGGCAACCAGAATCCGACGAATCCAACTCTGAGGATGAAGCCTCTTCCAAATCAGAG CAGTCGGCTCCATCCAGTCCATCTAgttccagctccagctccagctctgATTCTGACTTTGAGCCGTCGCAGAAGCAAGGACAAG GGCCACTCAGTTATATGGTAGAGGAAATGCGCTCTGAAGGCTCTGATGATGACAGCAGCTCTGAGGTTGAGATGCCCATGAAGGCGACTCCACCTAACCAGGACTCTCG tttaAGCATGGACAGTGAGAGTGATGGTAATGAGGAGTCCCGTCCTCCCAGCCAGGAAGCCCCCTCACCTCTACCCAAACTCAGCTCAGCAAGCCTCAAG ATGATAGGAAAAAAGAGCCCAGATTCTTGCACCCGCGAGAAAGTCCTCAAGAGGGGATACGACAAG GCTTATACAGAGGAGCTTGTGGACCTCCATCGCAGGCTGATGGCTTTGAGAGAGAGGAACATTTTGCAGCAg ATTGTGAACCTCATAGAAAAGACTGGCCATTTCAACATCACCAATACAACCTTTGACTTTGACCTGTTCTCCTTGGATGAGTCAACTGTACGTAAAC
- the LOC132096606 gene encoding zinc finger protein 414-like isoform X2 has protein sequence MEGCQMSCSFFGCKRTYNSPEALNSHLQDHQKNTAHSLPGKTFLCSHIGCDGSFNNMQQLMEHMRHHYKPNNFFLCESCRAKLRSYRTLLKHLQTCAKVAKNKAAKIETGMAPDGDPTNVLPASTDMESSGPLLAPNAPEEMESMPSMPSLPTNPTLASMPVTQRPAENNAFANPIPAGPVTVPLATLNPASIQNLPCQPESPYSSFPPTLSPVNQVFQPDPGLQQQQRSPRSGPPSLTASPPLPSPPGSNAVWRKNQGVSPNEREFTRPGPFCTDGTLRAVRV, from the exons ATGGAGG GTTGTCAAATGTCCTGCTCGTTTTTTGGGTGCAAGAGGACCTACAATAGTCCGGAAGCACTGAATAGTCATCTTCAGGACCATCAAAAGAACACTGCCCATTCTCTTCCAG GGAAAACCTTCCTATGCTCTCATATAGGATGTGATGGTTCATTTAACAACATGCAGCAGCTAATGGAACATATGAGGCACCATTACAAGCCAAATAACTTTTTCCT GTGCGAGAGCTGCAGGGCCAAACTGCGTTCTTACCGCACTCTTCTCAAACACCTGCAGACCTGTGCTAAAGTTGCTAAGAACAAGGCTGCAAAAATAGAGACTGGAATGGCACCTGACGGAGATCCCACCAATGTTCTGCCCGCTTCCACTGACATGGAATCATCTGGACCCCTCTTAGCCCCAAATGCACCTGAGGAGATGGAGTCTATGCCATCTATGCCCTCTTTGCCCACAAATCCAACACTGGCAAGCATGCCAGTAACCCAGCGGCCTGCAGAAAACAACGCATTTGCTAACCCCATACCTGCAGGGCCTGTAACTGTGCCGCTTGCCACTCTAAATCCTGCCTCAATCCAAAATCTTCCTTGCCAACCAGAATCTCCCTACAGCTCCTTTCCACCTACTCTGTCTCCTGTTAACCAAGTCTTCCAGCCAGATCCGggcctacagcagcagcagaggTCTCCAAGGTCTGGTCCTCCTAGTCTAACAGCTTCACCGCCGCTGCCGTCACCACCAGGATCAAACGCAGTCTGGAGGAAGAACCAAG GTGTGAGTCCTAATGAAAGGGAATTT ACCCGCCCGGGCCCCTTTTGCACAGATGGAACTCTCCGAGCAGTCAGAGTTTAA